One window of the Dreissena polymorpha isolate Duluth1 chromosome 5, UMN_Dpol_1.0, whole genome shotgun sequence genome contains the following:
- the LOC127881811 gene encoding protein SPEC3-like — protein MSDAAVPPPYEAPPQTQPGYGYDQQYGMPRVQQYGLPMTHNQSTVIVTQPFPTMGVVVQPRPPDYTVASVLVCLFCFFPTGVAAIIFAMMASSQASGDEYQEARRSSTIARNLVIASLVIGIIAYVVTIALVRWFEHTLYKSLNSY, from the exons ATGTCGGATGCAGCAG TTCCTCCCCCTTACGAAGCCCCGCCCCAGACCCAGCCCGGGTATGGCTACGACCAGCAGTACGGGATGCCGAGGGTCCAGCAGTATGGTCTTCCTATGACACATAACCAGTCAACAGTC ATTGTAACTCAGCCTTTCCCGACCATGGGCGTCGTGGTGCAGCCACGACCCCCGGACTATACCGTGGCCTCGGTCCTCGTGTGCCTTTTCTGTTTCTTCCCAACTGGCGTGGCTGCTATCATCTTCGCGATGATG GCCTCCAGCCAGGCCAGCGGCGATGAGTACCAGGAGGCCAGGCGGAGTTCGACGATTGCAAGGAACCTAGTGATCGCCAGTCTCGTCATCGGCATCATCGCCTACGTCGTGACCATTGCTCTCGTTCGTTGGTTCGAGCATACACTCTATAAATCTCTCAACAGCTACTGA
- the LOC127881814 gene encoding uncharacterized protein LOC127881814 — protein sequence MCAFPGLVIELHLIPEFPEQSRQIANDIANIINNKDTELKNKELIQNKEAIRAASDRAFSGFGEYYAQLGCIEIHVRLNSIQSLIQLISKCVSGSITDTLKPILDIVRTIPGCETYELHAVLYKDAYNHVMDGIASQVLRELENRCLEEEPKKKVKKVSATDRGSLLLRVGYPSAEEKEAIELAVKNGELNAIFNELENELKTICSDKKLRLQTSVFEDSIPQTDTEHAPEPSADDVRKVVVSQKPSTSPKKRELLVVKSLDIRAGNDSEDPNITGCSIVSLKRLAVADRANRCIKLVDTEAGKCAGQSLTLSYAPWDVINIDENTAIASAPSAGKLLRLKIGADKIELTHEYECHDSCRGLAYSSGRLYVTYGRPYAKINLFNIFDASVQQTIHHGMMHDPWYITVDNANKSMYVSETENPTILHLSSEGRALKRIDFSGIGEEPLGVILKDSSKLWVCCYSCDKTQSLLEIDVESGESEILFKDEGKYPSVIQIHRRSGNIFLNSKGSSCMIQCTMNAI from the exons ATGTGTGCCTTTCCGGGTCTTGTGATCGAGTTGCACCTGATTCCTGAATTTCCGGAGCAAAGTCGACAGATAGCTAATGACATTGCGAACATTATTAACAACAAGGATACAGAACTGAAAAATAAAGAGTTGATACAAAATAAAGAAGCCATCCGAGCCGCATCGGATAGAGCATTTAGTGGCTTTGGTG AATACTACGCTCAACTAGGCTGTATCGAGATTCACGTTCGGCTCAACAGTATTCAAAGTTTGATCCAACTCATCTCAAAGTGTGTCTCTGGGTCAATAACCGATACGTTGAAACCAATTCTTGACATAGTGCGCACAATCCCTGGATGCGAAACGTACGAACTGCACGCTGTTCTATACAAGGATGCGTATAACCACGTCATGGATGGCATAG CGTCACAGGTGCTTAGAGAGCTCGAGAATAGATGCCTTGAGGAAGAACCGAAGAAAAAGGTGAAAAAAGTATCAGCAACCGATCGCGGATCACTACTGCTGAGGGTCGGATATCCGAGTGCAGAGGAAAAGGAAGCGATTGAACTAGCTGTGAAAAACGGGGAACTTAATGCAATATTCAATGAACTCGAAAATGAATTGAAAACGATATGTTCTGACAAGAAACTGCGTTTGCAGACATCGGTTTTTGAAGATAGCATTCCCCAAACAG ATACTGAACACGCTCCAGAACCTAGCGCTGATGACGTGAGGAAGGTTGTAGTAAG CCAAAAGCCATCAACATCACCAAAGAAAAGGGAGTTACTAGTTGTTAAAAGTCTAGACATAAGAGCTGGAAACGATTCAGAAGATCCTAATATTACCGGATGTTCAATTGTATCTCTTAAACGACTCGCTGTGGCAGATCGTGCTAACAGATGCATCAAGTTAGTGGATACAGAAGCTGGTaaatgcgctggacagtcgtTGACATTGTCATATGCCCCGTGGGATGTGATAAACATAGACGAGAACACCGCGATAGCATCCGCGCCATCTGCTGGCAAATTACTGCGTCTGAAAATAGGAGCTGATAAAATAGAATTAACTCACGAGTATGAGTGCCATGATTCCTGTCGCGGATTGGCATATTCTTCCGGGCGACTGTATGTCACATACGGACGTCCTTATGCAAAGATCAATCTCTTTAACATATTTGACGCATCGGTACAGCAAACAATACATCATGGAATGATGCATGACCCTTGGTATATCACTGTTGATAACGCAAATAAATCAATGTACGTATCAGAAACGGAAAACCCCACAATCCTGCACTTAAGCAGTGAAGGAAGAGCTTTGAAACGTATTGATTTTAGTGGAATTGGTGAAGAACCGTTGGGAGTTATTTTGAAGGATAGTTCCAAGTTGTGGGTTTGCTGCTACagctgtgacaaaacacaatctCTTCTTGAGATCGATGTTGAAAGTGGAGAAAGTGAGATCCTTTTTAAAGACGAAGGCAAATACCCAAGTGTCATACAGATCCACCGACGTTCGGGAAACATATTTTTGAACTCGAAGGGATCATCTTGTATGATACAGTGTACAATGAATgcaatttaa